In Ictalurus punctatus breed USDA103 chromosome 3, Coco_2.0, whole genome shotgun sequence, the following are encoded in one genomic region:
- the zgc:193505 gene encoding uncharacterized protein zgc:193505, whose amino-acid sequence MSINHFVDAAVDKAASTAKMKVKSMLGGGGADAKKPSKSGGIGGLFPSAGDTGNGNKEKKGGLFGGLLSTPQDEMKPGGAAGGGAGESQDFNLAVDELADF is encoded by the exons ATGTCTATAAATCACTTTGTTGATGCTGCAGTAGACAAAGCAG CTTCAACTGCCAAAATGAAGGTGAAATCCATgttgggaggaggaggagcagacGCAAAGAAACCAAGCAAGTCAGGAGGTATTGGAGGCCTTTTTCCCTCAGCAGGAGATACTGGTAACGGAAAcaaagagaagaaaggaggaCTGTTTGGAGGCCTACTCTCAACACCCCAGGATGAAATGAAACCAGGAGGTGCAGCAGGAGGTGGAGCAGGAGAAA GCCAGGATTTCAACTTGGCAGTGGATGAGCTTGCTGATTTCTAA